The proteins below are encoded in one region of Mangifera indica cultivar Alphonso chromosome 7, CATAS_Mindica_2.1, whole genome shotgun sequence:
- the LOC123220857 gene encoding peroxidase 72-like — protein MFEPCYSAKLALQYGQSLPVLHVQTGGPSWEVPLGRRDSRSASLSGSNNNISPPNSTFQTLLTKFKLQGLDVVDLVALSGSHTIGDSRCTSFRQRLYNQSGNGQPDNTLDQSYAAQLRPRCPRSGGDQNLFVLDFVSPTKFDNAYYKNILASKGLLNSDQVLLTKNKASMELVRKYAKDNELFFEQFAKSMIKMGNISPLTGSKGEIRKRCRQINK, from the exons ATGTTTGAGCCTTGTTACTCAGCCAAACTGGCCTTGCAATATGGCCAAAGCTTACCAGTTTTGCATGTTCAGACTGGTGGACCTAGCTGGGAAGTTCCATTGGGAAGAAGAGACTCCAGAAGTGCAAGCTTGAGTGGCTCTAACAACAACATTTCTCCTCCAAACAGCACATTCCAAACACTTCTCACCAAGTTCAAGTTGCAAGGACTTGATGTAGTCGATCTTGTAGCCTTATCTG GGAGTCATACAATTGGGGATTCCCGTTGCACAAGTTTCAGGCAGAGACTGTACAACCAATCAGGCAACGGGCAACCTGACAACACTCTTGATCAATCATATGCTGCACAATTGAGACCCAGATGCCCAAGGTCTGGTGGTGATCAGAATCTGTTCGTCTTGGACTTTGTTAGCCCAACGAAGTTTGATAACGCCTACTACAAAAACATATTAGCTTCAAAGGGTCTGTTGAACTCTGATCAGGTCCTCTTAACTAAGAATAAAGCATCCATGGAGTTAGTGAGGAAGTATGCAAAGGACAATGAGCTTTTCTTTGAGCAATTTGCCAAGTCCATGATAAAGATGGGTAATATATCTCCATTAACCGGTTCCAAGGGAGAGATCAGAAAGCGCTGCAGACagattaacaaataa